Proteins from one Faecalibacterium sp. I3-3-33 genomic window:
- a CDS encoding DEAD/DEAH box helicase, which yields MELKSYQKEVIADLARYLELVVELQSPAKAYQTLWNEKNVLVGFGGMPNYVNVLPGVPHVCAKVPTGGGKTYIAASSLRTIFDAMPQRRAKAVVWLVPSDAILTQTRKALENPDHPYRQRLDVDFGGRVQVYSKEQALMGQNFTPSAVTEQLSLFVLSYDSFRTSKKEGRKAYQENGYLAEFAKWMDDPSVLLADTDETALIQVIRYLNPMVIVDESHHATSDLSVEMLQNFNPSFVFDLTATPKKKSNIISFVDAARLKKANMVKLPVIVYNRKSQADVYGDAITIRAKLEAQAKREQETSGRYIRPIVLFQAQPRNNADSTTYEKIKKTLVDGGIPEKEIAIKTGDKDELKNVDLLSPDCPIRYIITVNALKEGWDCPFAYVLATVANRTSTVDVEQILGRVLRLPYTQKNSSEVLNLSYVITSSADFHQTLEKVVAGLNSAGFSRRDYRAQDVDVPITAAPTQEPEQLPIVPPPADEPDLPKVDGSDLKARFEAATHEAEQSVQDGTMQSDPMLSQALQQNKTYEDEINQADNTALSQAPSEVRDKMNQFRMNEEFADEAAALRFPQFMLETGPSLFSEAHETLELEHLEGGFSLRDKDAHVDFTTVNAEMARVDVDDSKDSTAKAWRLSGGDSAFFREWFNTQPSEKRLSLCKGIIKQKLSKMNCVNDRELDEYIDRVIGTMSEDQLSELEQSPYPYVVKIQGKVKELIAQHRSSVFDTWLEQDKISCLPNYALPAVISPTAFTSMVPKSLYTAEEDMNEYEFKVVWALSELGNVKWWHRNISRLGFQINGPVHAYPDIIVMLHSGKILMVETKGDHLDNDESKEKAKIGDQWAKLAGKQYKYYMVFETKQPDYPGAYSLERFMEIVNGL from the coding sequence ATGGAACTGAAATCTTATCAGAAAGAAGTCATTGCCGATCTTGCACGCTATCTGGAGCTGGTGGTGGAGCTGCAAAGCCCGGCAAAGGCGTATCAGACCCTCTGGAACGAAAAGAATGTTCTGGTGGGCTTCGGCGGTATGCCGAATTATGTGAATGTACTTCCCGGTGTGCCCCATGTGTGCGCCAAGGTGCCCACCGGCGGCGGCAAGACCTATATTGCCGCCAGTTCTCTGCGGACGATTTTTGACGCCATGCCCCAGCGCCGGGCCAAAGCCGTGGTGTGGTTGGTGCCCTCCGATGCCATTCTGACTCAGACACGCAAGGCGCTGGAAAATCCCGACCATCCCTACCGCCAGCGGCTGGATGTGGATTTTGGCGGGCGGGTGCAGGTATATTCCAAGGAGCAGGCTCTCATGGGGCAGAACTTCACCCCTTCCGCCGTGACAGAACAGCTTTCTTTGTTTGTGCTCAGCTATGATTCCTTCCGCACCAGCAAAAAGGAGGGGCGCAAAGCCTATCAGGAGAACGGTTATCTGGCCGAGTTTGCAAAGTGGATGGATGATCCGTCCGTTCTGCTGGCCGATACCGATGAGACGGCGTTGATCCAGGTAATCCGCTATCTGAATCCGATGGTCATCGTGGACGAGAGCCACCATGCCACTTCGGATTTGAGCGTGGAAATGCTGCAAAACTTCAATCCCAGCTTTGTGTTTGACCTGACCGCCACACCCAAGAAGAAAAGCAACATCATCTCTTTTGTAGACGCCGCACGGCTGAAAAAGGCCAACATGGTCAAGCTGCCGGTCATTGTCTATAACCGTAAGTCTCAGGCAGATGTATATGGGGATGCTATCACCATTCGTGCCAAGCTGGAGGCACAGGCCAAACGGGAGCAGGAAACCAGCGGGCGCTATATTCGTCCCATCGTTCTGTTCCAGGCACAGCCCCGCAACAATGCAGATAGCACCACATATGAAAAAATCAAGAAAACGCTGGTGGATGGCGGCATTCCCGAAAAGGAAATCGCCATCAAAACCGGCGATAAAGACGAGCTGAAAAATGTGGACTTGCTGTCCCCAGACTGCCCCATCCGGTACATCATTACCGTCAACGCCCTGAAAGAGGGCTGGGACTGCCCCTTTGCCTATGTGTTGGCCACGGTGGCAAACCGCACTTCTACCGTGGATGTGGAGCAGATTTTGGGGCGTGTACTTCGGTTACCCTACACGCAGAAGAACAGCAGTGAAGTGCTGAATCTCTCCTATGTCATCACATCTTCCGCAGACTTCCACCAAACGCTGGAGAAGGTTGTGGCCGGGCTGAACAGCGCCGGTTTCAGCAGGCGTGACTACCGGGCACAGGATGTGGACGTTCCCATTACAGCTGCACCCACACAGGAACCGGAGCAGCTTCCCATTGTCCCCCCTCCCGCTGACGAACCAGATCTGCCGAAGGTAGACGGCTCGGATTTGAAGGCGCGTTTTGAAGCGGCAACACATGAGGCAGAGCAATCCGTGCAGGATGGAACTATGCAGTCCGATCCCATGCTGTCACAGGCCCTGCAACAGAATAAAACCTATGAGGACGAGATCAACCAGGCCGATAACACTGCTTTGAGCCAGGCTCCATCGGAGGTGCGCGACAAAATGAATCAGTTCCGAATGAATGAGGAATTTGCAGACGAAGCCGCTGCCTTGCGCTTCCCCCAATTTATGCTGGAGACTGGCCCCAGTCTGTTTTCGGAAGCTCATGAAACCCTGGAACTGGAACATTTAGAGGGTGGTTTCTCTCTGCGGGACAAAGACGCTCATGTGGATTTCACTACCGTCAACGCTGAGATGGCGCGGGTGGATGTAGACGATAGCAAAGACAGCACCGCAAAGGCATGGCGGTTGTCTGGTGGCGACAGCGCCTTTTTCCGGGAGTGGTTCAACACCCAGCCCTCGGAAAAGCGGCTCTCGCTGTGCAAGGGCATTATCAAGCAAAAGCTCTCCAAGATGAACTGCGTCAATGACCGGGAACTGGATGAGTACATCGACCGGGTGATCGGCACCATGAGCGAAGATCAGCTCTCCGAGCTGGAGCAGTCGCCGTATCCCTATGTCGTGAAAATTCAGGGAAAGGTAAAGGAATTGATTGCCCAGCATCGCTCCAGCGTCTTTGACACCTGGCTGGAGCAGGACAAGATTTCCTGCCTGCCCAATTATGCGCTGCCTGCGGTGATCTCCCCAACGGCATTTACCTCGATGGTGCCGAAATCGCTCTATACCGCCGAAGAAGATATGAACGAGTACGAGTTCAAGGTGGTGTGGGCACTGTCGGAGCTGGGCAACGTCAAGTGGTGGCACCGGAATATTTCCAGACTGGGCTTCCAGATTAACGGGCCCGTTCACGCCTATCCCGACATCATCGTGATGCTCCACAGTGGGAAGATTTTGATGGTAGAGACCAAGGGCGACCACCTAGACAACGATGAATCTAAGGAAAAAGCCAAAATCGGCGACCAGTGGGCGAAGCTGGCCGGAAAACAGTACAAGTATTACATGGTGTTTGAGACCAAGCAGCCGGACTATCCGGGAGCGTATTCCCTGGAGCGGTTTATGGAGATCGTGAATGGATTATAA
- a CDS encoding site-specific DNA-methyltransferase encodes MPTLEWIGKDKVVNHHQEVPYRVLERQYSYDEAGQHAEDNGSENMIIHGDNLEALKALLPQYEGKVKCIYIDPPYNTGNEGWVYNDNVNDPKIKKWLGEVVGREGEDLSRHDKWLCMMYPRLKLLQRLLAEDGFIFVSIDVFEYANLKCIMDEIFGVANFRNCISVRRGIKNVQAQFETVQALSLGHEYIYLYSKNPQAKLPKLSKDFEIEKAGKWDTFWRGTDRPTMRYEIFGYCPEKGQWRWEKTRASKATRNYEKFLSEYADKISIDDYYIEHLMATNEKLDFVRMNETGTIQYYVPPQSGKLLSDNWMDILLSGSYAGFDTEKSILLLDRIVKWIATDNDIVLDSFAGSGTTAHAVLNMNKADGGNRKFILVEMMDYADSITAERVKRVIGGYGEGKKAAGGTGGNFSYYELGPVLLLPDGNLNEEVGPQKIREYVYYMETKEHRPAEQPTDEPYFMGLCRNTAYYFYYERERVTTLDHAFLATVQTKAEGYTIYADLCAIPQETLRKHNITFKKIPRDIARL; translated from the coding sequence ATGCCAACACTTGAATGGATTGGAAAAGATAAAGTGGTAAACCACCACCAGGAGGTGCCTTACCGGGTGCTGGAGCGCCAATACAGCTATGACGAAGCCGGACAGCACGCCGAGGACAACGGCAGCGAAAACATGATTATCCACGGCGACAATCTGGAGGCATTGAAAGCTCTGCTGCCACAGTATGAGGGCAAGGTGAAGTGCATCTACATTGATCCACCGTACAATACCGGCAACGAAGGCTGGGTGTATAACGATAACGTCAATGACCCCAAGATCAAAAAGTGGCTGGGTGAAGTGGTGGGCAGAGAAGGAGAGGACCTTTCCCGGCACGATAAGTGGCTGTGCATGATGTACCCTCGCTTGAAGCTGTTGCAACGGCTGTTGGCAGAAGATGGATTTATTTTTGTAAGCATTGATGTTTTTGAATATGCAAATCTCAAATGTATAATGGATGAAATATTTGGGGTTGCAAATTTTAGAAATTGTATTTCTGTGCGTCGAGGTATAAAAAATGTTCAGGCCCAGTTTGAAACTGTGCAGGCGTTGTCATTAGGGCATGAGTATATTTACTTGTATTCTAAGAATCCTCAAGCTAAACTTCCTAAACTTTCCAAAGACTTTGAAATTGAAAAAGCAGGGAAATGGGATACGTTTTGGCGTGGAACAGATAGACCTACTATGCGATATGAAATTTTTGGATACTGCCCAGAAAAAGGTCAATGGAGATGGGAAAAAACAAGAGCCAGCAAAGCAACTAGAAATTATGAAAAATTTCTTTCCGAATATGCAGATAAGATATCCATTGATGACTACTATATTGAACATCTGATGGCAACAAATGAAAAACTAGATTTTGTCCGAATGAATGAAACGGGTACGATTCAGTATTATGTCCCACCACAATCAGGAAAACTATTGAGCGACAACTGGATGGACATTCTTTTGTCTGGCTCATATGCTGGATTTGATACAGAAAAAAGCATTTTGTTACTGGATAGAATTGTAAAATGGATAGCTACAGATAATGATATAGTTCTCGATTCTTTCGCCGGTTCTGGCACTACTGCCCATGCTGTGCTGAACATGAACAAGGCCGACGGCGGCAACCGCAAATTTATTCTGGTGGAAATGATGGACTACGCCGACAGCATCACCGCCGAGCGTGTAAAACGAGTAATTGGCGGCTACGGCGAGGGCAAAAAAGCCGCGGGAGGTACTGGAGGCAATTTCAGCTACTATGAGCTGGGGCCTGTGCTTCTGCTGCCGGACGGCAACCTCAACGAAGAAGTAGGCCCGCAAAAAATCCGGGAATACGTCTACTACATGGAGACCAAAGAGCACCGGCCCGCCGAACAGCCCACGGACGAGCCTTACTTCATGGGCCTGTGTCGCAACACCGCCTATTACTTCTATTATGAGCGGGAACGTGTCACTACCCTGGACCATGCTTTTTTAGCTACTGTCCAGACCAAAGCCGAGGGCTACACCATCTATGCCGACCTATGCGCCATCCCGCAGGAGACCCTGCGCAAGCATAACATCACCTTTAAGAAAATTCCTCGGGACATTGCCAGGCTGTAA
- a CDS encoding helix-turn-helix domain-containing protein: MLIDRKMSKADLRRAARIAPNTMTKLNRDEEVTLETLGKICAVLGVNIGDIIDLLPQV, from the coding sequence CTGCTCATTGATCGTAAAATGAGCAAGGCAGACTTACGCCGTGCGGCGAGAATCGCCCCCAACACCATGACAAAGCTAAACCGCGACGAAGAAGTAACCCTAGAAACGCTGGGGAAAATCTGTGCCGTATTGGGTGTCAATATTGGGGATATTATCGATTTACTTCCCCAGGTATAA
- the rlmD gene encoding 23S rRNA (uracil(1939)-C(5))-methyltransferase RlmD codes for MPLQKNQILTLRIERLSSDGSGVAHSADGEAVFVPGTAPGDEARVRIVKDCGRYAFGILDELLTPSPDRVPVDCPVAGPCGGCSLRHLDYAAELRAKQESVLDAFRRIGGLEVPVLDILPSPEVDRYRNKVQFPVGVDKNGAPCIGFYAGRTHRIVPCPDCKLQPGVLNEIGNALCAFFAQQGIRPYDEQSGKGLVRHIFLRRGAHSGQIMVCLVCTRAKLPHAEQLCTALREQFPAISTILLNVNAKNTNVILGSENHILYGPGYIEDTLCGVPVRLGPLSFYQVNTLAAERLYGVAAQYAQLTPDDTLLDLYCGMGTIGLSMADQCRGLIGVEIVPEAIESAKANAARMGEAVAAKSRFFCADAGQAATQLAAEGLHPDIVMLDPPRKGCDEATLSAVVRMAPRRVVYVSCNPATAARDAAWLEQNGYHAEKVQPVDLFPRTKHVEAVLLLTKLNVDRHIEVDVSMDELDVTAAESKATYDEIKAYVLEKYGLKVSSLYISQVKRKCGLDVGQNYNLPKKEDAKVPQCPPEKEAAIIEALKHFQMIS; via the coding sequence ATGCCTTTACAGAAAAACCAGATCCTGACCCTGCGCATCGAACGCCTTTCCAGCGACGGCAGCGGCGTTGCCCACAGTGCCGATGGCGAGGCCGTATTCGTGCCCGGCACTGCCCCGGGAGACGAAGCCCGGGTGCGCATCGTGAAGGACTGCGGCCGGTATGCCTTTGGCATTCTGGACGAGCTGCTCACCCCCTCGCCGGACCGCGTCCCGGTGGACTGCCCGGTGGCAGGCCCCTGCGGCGGGTGCAGCCTGCGGCATCTGGACTACGCCGCTGAGCTGCGCGCCAAGCAGGAAAGCGTGCTGGACGCCTTCCGCCGCATCGGCGGGTTGGAGGTGCCGGTGCTGGACATTCTGCCCTCCCCGGAGGTAGACCGCTACCGCAACAAGGTACAGTTCCCTGTTGGCGTGGACAAAAACGGCGCGCCCTGCATCGGTTTCTACGCCGGGCGCACCCACCGCATCGTCCCCTGCCCGGACTGCAAGCTGCAGCCCGGCGTGCTGAACGAGATCGGCAACGCGCTGTGCGCCTTTTTTGCGCAGCAAGGCATCCGTCCTTACGACGAGCAGAGCGGTAAGGGTCTGGTGCGGCACATCTTTCTGCGGCGCGGTGCGCACAGCGGGCAGATCATGGTGTGTCTGGTATGCACCCGGGCAAAGCTGCCCCACGCAGAGCAGCTTTGCACCGCGCTGCGGGAGCAGTTCCCGGCCATCAGCACCATTTTGCTCAACGTCAACGCCAAAAACACCAATGTCATTCTGGGTAGTGAGAATCACATCCTGTACGGCCCGGGCTACATTGAGGACACCCTTTGCGGCGTACCGGTGCGTCTGGGGCCGCTGTCCTTCTATCAGGTCAACACACTGGCCGCCGAGCGGCTGTACGGGGTTGCCGCGCAGTATGCGCAACTGACCCCGGATGACACGCTGCTGGATCTCTACTGCGGTATGGGCACCATCGGCCTTTCCATGGCCGATCAATGCCGGGGGTTGATCGGTGTGGAGATCGTGCCGGAGGCCATCGAGAGCGCCAAGGCCAACGCTGCCCGCATGGGCGAGGCCGTGGCTGCTAAGAGCCGCTTCTTCTGCGCCGACGCCGGGCAGGCCGCCACCCAGCTTGCCGCCGAAGGCCTGCACCCGGACATCGTAATGCTGGACCCTCCCCGCAAGGGCTGCGACGAAGCCACTCTCTCTGCCGTGGTGCGCATGGCCCCCCGCCGGGTGGTGTATGTCAGCTGTAACCCCGCCACCGCCGCCCGAGACGCCGCATGGCTGGAGCAGAATGGGTATCACGCAGAAAAGGTGCAGCCGGTGGATCTGTTCCCGAGGACGAAGCATGTAGAAGCGGTTCTCCTTTTGACCAAACTCAATGTCGACCGGCACATCGAAGTGGACGTCAGCATGGATGAGCTGGATGTGACTGCTGCGGAAAGCAAGGCTACCTATGACGAGATCAAAGCCTACGTGCTGGAGAAGTACGGTTTGAAGGTGTCCAGCCTATATATCTCCCAAGTCAAGCGGAAGTGCGGGCTGGATGTGGGACAGAATTATAACCTGCCAAAGAAGGAAGATGCAAAAGTGCCACAGTGCCCGCCAGAAAAGGAAGCAGCAATCATAGAAGCTCTAAAACATTTCCAGATGATTTCATAA
- a CDS encoding AraC family transcriptional regulator, with product MPDVYKQSFKQNYTNNIELSIFNCGLERCAPGQTWGPGIRDHYLIHLVVSGKGIFEVGGRTWEVSEGDLFFARPSQLIRYTADEQQPWEYSWVGFNGACAHKLAAQLPFTDDAPVHHTSDPDGMRAALNNIYSSRGLQPQDEAAMVGYLYLFIAALMRETSAGKPHTASSSSQYVLNAIKYIQFNYSHDISIDDVAKSVGVSRSHLYRVFMLNVGKSPIDYLTEYRINEACKLLRAGNLSIAEVAVSVGFFDQFYFSRVFKRAKGVPPSKYFAAQQDADPASPAHL from the coding sequence ATGCCAGACGTTTATAAGCAATCCTTTAAGCAGAACTATACCAACAACATTGAATTGTCCATCTTCAACTGCGGCTTGGAGCGCTGCGCTCCGGGTCAGACATGGGGTCCCGGCATCCGTGACCACTACCTGATCCATCTGGTGGTATCCGGCAAGGGCATCTTTGAGGTGGGCGGCCGCACCTGGGAGGTGAGCGAGGGTGATCTGTTCTTCGCCCGCCCCAGCCAGCTGATTCGCTATACTGCCGACGAGCAGCAGCCGTGGGAGTACAGCTGGGTGGGCTTTAATGGTGCCTGCGCCCACAAGCTTGCTGCGCAGCTGCCCTTTACGGACGATGCCCCCGTGCACCACACCAGCGACCCGGACGGGATGCGGGCAGCCCTGAACAACATCTACTCCTCCCGCGGATTGCAACCGCAGGACGAAGCCGCTATGGTGGGTTACCTGTATCTGTTCATCGCCGCTTTGATGCGGGAGACCAGCGCAGGCAAGCCCCACACGGCCTCCTCCTCCAGCCAGTATGTGCTGAACGCCATCAAGTACATCCAGTTCAACTACTCCCACGACATCTCCATTGACGATGTAGCCAAGAGCGTGGGAGTTTCCCGCAGCCACCTGTACCGGGTGTTCATGCTGAACGTGGGCAAAAGCCCCATCGACTACCTGACCGAGTACCGCATCAACGAAGCCTGCAAGCTGCTGCGCGCAGGTAACCTTTCCATTGCAGAGGTGGCGGTGTCGGTAGGCTTTTTCGACCAATTCTATTTCTCGCGGGTGTTCAAACGCGCCAAGGGCGTGCCGCCCAGCAAGTATTTTGCCGCCCAGCAGGACGCCGACCCGGCAAGCCCTGCTCACCTGTAA
- a CDS encoding galactokinase encodes MATSAQLREQILQGSWDAALAALYGADPAVLQRQRGRYAAALEQFELYFGPGRQVQVYSAPGRAELSGNHTDHQGGYGLAAAVTLDLVAVAARNTDGYVRVKSRGFNKLDVIDLATAEPQAGESTHSASLIRGIAEGFRAVGKQIGGFDAYTASDVLRGSGLSSSAAFEMGMASIWNEEYSTGLTPAELAGICQYAENTYFGKPSGLLDQLTSAVGGIIFADFAAPRTPKIEKLHADGLLPEGMFLCVTDTRGSHSELTGEFAAIRQEMEQVAACLGKPLLGQVEEGAFWAALPALRSRCGDRAVLRAIHYFEENARTLAQRDALYAKQFPVFARLVKQSGQASFALCQNVYCTADVRHQGLSVALALSQSILEGTEGAWRMQGGGFAGTIQAYVPGRLFGRYHEAIERVFGQGSCYVLRLREQGAVRVI; translated from the coding sequence ATGGCCACCAGTGCACAACTCAGAGAACAGATCCTGCAAGGCAGCTGGGATGCCGCACTTGCTGCACTTTATGGGGCAGACCCGGCGGTGCTGCAGCGGCAGCGCGGGCGCTATGCGGCTGCGCTGGAGCAGTTCGAGCTGTATTTTGGCCCCGGACGACAGGTGCAGGTGTACTCTGCACCCGGGCGTGCAGAGCTGAGCGGCAACCACACAGATCATCAGGGCGGCTACGGTCTTGCGGCGGCGGTCACGCTGGATCTGGTGGCAGTGGCAGCCCGCAATACGGACGGCTATGTGCGGGTCAAGTCCCGGGGGTTCAACAAGCTGGATGTCATTGATCTTGCTACCGCAGAGCCGCAGGCAGGGGAGAGCACCCACTCGGCCAGCCTGATCCGCGGTATTGCCGAGGGGTTCCGCGCGGTGGGTAAGCAAATAGGCGGCTTTGACGCCTATACTGCCAGCGATGTGCTGCGCGGCTCCGGACTGTCCAGCTCGGCGGCCTTTGAGATGGGCATGGCCTCCATCTGGAACGAGGAATACAGTACCGGGCTGACCCCGGCGGAGCTGGCTGGCATCTGCCAGTATGCGGAAAATACCTATTTCGGCAAGCCCAGCGGCCTGCTGGATCAGCTGACCAGTGCGGTGGGCGGCATTATCTTTGCGGATTTTGCCGCTCCGCGCACCCCAAAGATCGAGAAACTCCACGCGGACGGTCTGCTGCCGGAGGGAATGTTCCTCTGCGTCACGGATACCCGGGGCAGCCACAGTGAGCTGACCGGCGAGTTTGCAGCCATCCGGCAGGAAATGGAGCAGGTGGCCGCCTGCCTCGGCAAGCCGCTGCTGGGTCAGGTGGAGGAGGGTGCGTTCTGGGCGGCGCTGCCTGCCCTGCGCAGCCGCTGCGGAGACCGTGCGGTGCTGCGTGCGATCCATTATTTTGAGGAGAACGCCCGCACACTGGCGCAGCGGGATGCACTTTATGCAAAGCAGTTCCCGGTGTTTGCAAGGCTGGTGAAGCAGAGCGGACAGGCTTCCTTTGCGCTGTGCCAGAACGTGTACTGTACAGCGGATGTGCGGCATCAGGGACTGTCGGTGGCATTGGCCCTGAGCCAGAGCATTCTGGAAGGCACCGAGGGCGCGTGGAGGATGCAGGGCGGCGGCTTTGCAGGCACCATCCAAGCCTATGTGCCCGGACGGCTGTTCGGGCGGTATCATGAAGCCATTGAGCGGGTATTCGGGCAGGGCAGCTGCTATGTGCTGCGCCTGCGGGAGCAGGGCGCAGTCCGGGTGATCTGA
- a CDS encoding restriction endonuclease, with translation MNTRIEICTKEDESTTVKGGILERLVAQILTVQQFEVTQTVRVTGMEIDVYAKHKITNQVILVECKAHENALPADVITKLLGNIMLRKADACWLVTTGPLSKDAEGTRIEWEHESNSERGKLSFYTQDRILDLLVGSRQIQPLDKILGLISSEFVPGDDAMLMCTSSGMFWIIPIVDPALEISSTVLAFEAVHGQRVTSTEQLNNLKAHRNSFSSFQWLGSESIDSKQTELLAEEYRNIVPVISGDDWSDYRPARPEDFVGRKKILSDILDFLESVNNGNSRTRLFSIKAPSGMGKSSVVLKLASQVTTSRKYSKKFFVYAVDVRTAMSARYAEMAIKSCFSEADSQGFTDVTTRDINSTTVSQYLNDSSIQKTLEYLKQQGKTIVIVFDQFEELFSQKGLYPLFDNVRVLCNEIDALQGPLVLGFAWKTDLTIPADHPAYYMWSNLADRRKEFELSQFKATEIKSAIKLFGRHLQEPVNPILNNYLTKQCQGYPWLLKKLCIHVFKLIHDGNSQDYVIGQRLNIVDLFERDISELTPDQHACVIEIAKSSPADYFSITETYGSDMVQTLINGRIVIRRASKLTLYWDIFRDYVLNKTVPELMLDYIPQQQFRTDMRAFACLIDKGDLASSELGKELSVSTATIDNIMIDAVMFGVAQRNSNTIHIISDSKEALISTLQAIFKKHTVYVEIKKLGLEYFNYSHFTKIFHTIYTDNNINGKTKATYCSKLYNWFVCLGLFEEVQGQTHLISAPSAKSAAFNLDTRSRRGRYQSGGQNLFWGQTSPEKMICAYNLIDSGRTNYNELKSDGYRNAIEALVAARAIRKSGDEVHTICSLPQAFANIEQSDTIVFAKSLLENNPSMKSDEMGIKLEEKFTKKWKSGSRIRYGNAVIVWVKYLAANDHN, from the coding sequence ATGAACACTAGAATCGAAATTTGTACAAAGGAAGATGAATCCACAACTGTTAAAGGCGGTATTTTAGAGCGGTTGGTGGCGCAAATATTGACGGTTCAGCAGTTTGAAGTTACCCAAACAGTGCGTGTAACCGGGATGGAAATAGATGTATATGCAAAACACAAAATCACAAATCAAGTGATTCTTGTTGAGTGTAAGGCTCATGAGAATGCTTTACCAGCGGATGTCATCACTAAATTGTTAGGAAACATAATGCTGCGCAAAGCTGATGCTTGTTGGCTCGTTACGACAGGGCCCCTGTCTAAGGATGCAGAAGGTACACGAATTGAATGGGAGCACGAATCAAATAGCGAAAGAGGAAAACTGTCTTTTTATACACAGGACAGAATTCTAGATTTATTAGTTGGATCTAGGCAAATTCAGCCATTGGACAAGATTCTTGGGTTAATTTCAAGTGAATTTGTACCTGGAGATGATGCAATGTTAATGTGCACATCCTCCGGTATGTTCTGGATTATTCCGATTGTTGATCCTGCTCTGGAAATTTCTTCAACAGTTCTTGCATTTGAGGCTGTTCATGGCCAAAGAGTAACATCAACCGAGCAGCTTAACAATCTGAAGGCCCATAGAAATAGTTTTAGTAGTTTTCAGTGGCTAGGGAGCGAAAGTATCGACTCTAAGCAAACAGAACTGCTTGCCGAAGAATATAGGAATATTGTTCCGGTAATAAGTGGTGATGATTGGAGCGATTATCGCCCAGCTAGACCAGAGGATTTTGTCGGTAGGAAGAAGATCTTATCGGATATACTGGATTTTTTAGAAAGTGTTAACAATGGAAATTCAAGAACGAGGTTGTTTTCCATAAAGGCACCATCTGGTATGGGAAAAAGTTCTGTTGTATTGAAGTTGGCTTCTCAGGTGACAACAAGCCGAAAGTATTCCAAAAAATTTTTTGTGTATGCGGTAGATGTTCGTACCGCTATGTCAGCGCGATATGCAGAGATGGCAATTAAATCTTGCTTTTCTGAAGCTGATTCACAAGGATTTACAGATGTTACAACGAGGGACATCAATTCAACTACTGTAAGTCAGTACCTAAATGATAGTTCAATTCAAAAGACATTAGAATATTTAAAACAACAAGGTAAAACTATAGTAATTGTATTTGATCAATTTGAAGAGCTGTTCTCTCAAAAGGGGTTGTATCCACTCTTTGATAATGTGCGTGTCCTTTGCAATGAGATAGATGCGCTACAAGGTCCACTAGTTTTAGGATTTGCATGGAAAACAGATTTAACGATTCCTGCTGATCATCCGGCATACTATATGTGGTCGAATTTGGCAGATAGGCGTAAAGAATTTGAATTGTCGCAATTTAAGGCGACAGAAATTAAAAGCGCTATTAAGCTTTTTGGTAGGCATTTGCAAGAGCCTGTTAATCCGATTTTAAACAATTACTTGACCAAACAATGTCAAGGATACCCTTGGTTGTTAAAAAAGTTGTGCATTCATGTTTTCAAGTTGATACACGACGGAAATAGCCAAGACTATGTTATTGGTCAAAGGCTTAATATAGTAGACTTATTTGAAAGAGATATTTCTGAACTAACGCCAGACCAGCACGCTTGCGTAATAGAAATTGCTAAATCTTCGCCGGCAGATTATTTTTCAATTACAGAAACATATGGTAGCGATATGGTGCAAACTCTGATAAACGGAAGAATTGTAATCCGACGCGCATCAAAGTTGACATTGTACTGGGATATTTTCCGAGATTATGTTTTAAATAAGACTGTTCCAGAACTTATGCTGGATTATATCCCTCAGCAGCAATTTAGAACAGATATGCGAGCATTTGCGTGCCTAATAGACAAAGGAGATTTGGCATCTTCGGAATTGGGAAAAGAATTATCTGTAAGTACGGCTACAATCGATAATATAATGATTGACGCAGTTATGTTTGGTGTTGCACAAAGAAATTCAAATACCATACATATAATTTCGGACTCTAAAGAGGCGCTTATTTCCACTCTCCAAGCTATTTTTAAGAAGCATACTGTATATGTGGAAATAAAAAAGTTGGGACTTGAATATTTTAATTATTCACATTTTACGAAAATATTTCATACGATTTATACCGATAACAACATCAATGGCAAAACAAAGGCAACATATTGTAGCAAACTGTATAATTGGTTTGTTTGCTTAGGTTTGTTTGAAGAGGTTCAAGGCCAGACACATTTAATTAGCGCGCCAAGTGCTAAATCTGCTGCATTTAACTTGGATACAAGAAGCCGCAGAGGCCGTTATCAAAGCGGCGGGCAAAATCTGTTTTGGGGGCAAACTTCTCCTGAAAAAATGATTTGTGCATACAATTTGATTGATTCTGGGCGAACAAATTACAATGAACTAAAATCAGATGGCTATAGAAATGCGATAGAAGCTTTAGTAGCAGCTCGTGCAATAAGAAAAAGTGGCGACGAGGTCCATACTATTTGTAGCCTCCCCCAAGCATTTGCTAATATTGAACAATCGGATACAATTGTGTTTGCAAAGTCTTTGCTTGAGAACAATCCATCCATGAAAAGTGATGAAATGGGGATTAAACTGGAAGAGAAGTTTACTAAAAAATGGAAAAGCGGATCAAGAATACGGTATGGCAATGCGGTGATTGTATGGGTCAAATATTTAGCAGCTAATGATCACAACTAA